The segment TAACCTATCGGAATATGCGTACTAGGATAATGTATCCCCGAATCCCCGTCTGCGGTAACCAGCGTGGAGATGAATGAGTAAAGCCCCACCCTTCCCCAGAACATCAGAAGCGTTATCACGAGCTTCCCCGCCGTGGAGAGCTCCGTGGTGATGCCGACCGTCAGCCCGACCGTGCCGAGCGCCGAGGCTACCTCAAAGATTATCGACGAAAACGGCATCTCCTCTATCAGCGTAAGCAGCATCGAACCCGCAAGTATCGTAAAAAGATAGATCGCGATCACCGAAAGCGCGCGGCGCTCCGTGCGCTCCGAAATGCCGCGGTTCAGGAAGGTCGGCTCGCCGCGCATATGCAGCTCGCTCCAGACGGAGACCGCCAGCACGCCGAAGGTCATCGTCTTTACGCCGCCGCCGGTCGAAGCCGGAGAGGCTCCTATTATCATCAGCACGATCATAATGGCCTGGCCAAGCCCGGAGAGCGCGCCGCTCGGCACCGTCTCAAAACCGGCAGTCCTCGCCGTGACGCTCGCGAAAAGGGCGTTCCAGACCTTAGCCCACGCGGGGAGGTCCTTAAAGGCGGCGTTCCAGTCCGAGAGCATAAGCAGCGCCGTGCCGCCAACCAGCAGACCGCCGGTTATCAGCAGCACCAGCTTCACGTAGACGGAGAGACAATGCCGCTTACGGCACTTAACATAATTCGCGCACTCGGCAAACACTGGAAAACCCAGCCCGCCCATGACGATCAGCGACATCACCGTCCCGGGGATGATCAGCGTCGTCTTATAATCGTGCAGTCCGCCGATGCAGGGAGAAAAACCCGCGTTGCAAAAGGCGCTCACCGAATGAAAGACCGCCAGATAGGCGGCCCGCAGCACATCTTCGCCGCCGAGCAGAAAACCGGCAAACATCACGATGCTGCCCAGCCCCTCGAAGAAAAGCGTGTACCTTATCACCGTGAAAAAGAGCGTGATCG is part of the Cloacibacillus sp. genome and harbors:
- a CDS encoding potassium transporter TrkG; amino-acid sequence: MERVILSGFLLVILAGAFLLWLSNNFVYAKPLSPVDALFMATSAVCITGLGVVDIATDFGLLSQIIMMGLIQIGGLGIMTGMMLISIAVGRRIGLRSRIFFLGGLGVDGVQGAITLFFTVIRYTLFFEGLGSIVMFAGFLLGGEDVLRAAYLAVFHSVSAFCNAGFSPCIGGLHDYKTTLIIPGTVMSLIVMGGLGFPVFAECANYVKCRKRHCLSVYVKLVLLITGGLLVGGTALLMLSDWNAAFKDLPAWAKVWNALFASVTARTAGFETVPSGALSGLGQAIMIVLMIIGASPASTGGGVKTMTFGVLAVSVWSELHMRGEPTFLNRGISERTERRALSVIAIYLFTILAGSMLLTLIEEMPFSSIIFEVASALGTVGLTVGITTELSTAGKLVITLLMFWGRVGLYSFISTLVTADGDSGIHYPSTHIPIG